The following are encoded together in the Anopheles nili chromosome 3, idAnoNiliSN_F5_01, whole genome shotgun sequence genome:
- the LOC128727638 gene encoding probable RNA methyltransferase CG11342 encodes MEESTLIKNGNYHNYYEFRSDDSRSQILRKYLEKLWTAQHYDRLTLKDGSIHMLDIGCNTGQFTAKVRQILTEVTKVGNVRAVGLDLDHKLCERAKRGFPNMEFICGNVMNIAQCDQPGTEDLIKLCLTRMGIQRFDVICCFSVLMYVHLNGGDMGLRKVLDYICANGIFLILELQAWQKYRDHVRRLKRATGQSYPQYAELKWKGGRGMLEKYVKTYIQSKGFKILGESTEKNEFNRQLIFFEKKYIS; translated from the coding sequence ATGGAGGAAAGTACTCTAATAAAAAATGGGAATTATCACAACTACTATGAGTTCCGGTCAGATGATAGTAGATCCCAGATTCTACGAAAATATTTAGAAAAGCTCTGGACTGCCCAACATTACGATAGGTTGACACTCAAGGACGGATCGATACATATGCTGGACATCGGCTGTAACACCGGACAGTTTACGGCAAAAGTACGCCAAATTCTCACTGAAGTGACCAAGGTAGGCAATGTTCGTGCCGTGGGTTTAGATTTAGATCATAAGTTgtgcgaacgagcgaaacgcGGTTTCCCCAATATGGAATTTATTTGTGGCAACGTGATGAACATCGCCCAGTGCGATCAACCAGGAACTGAAGATTTAATTAAGCTTTGCTTGACGCGAATGGGAATACAACGGTTCGACGTAATCTGCTGCTTCTCGGTCCTCATGTATGTGCATCTGAATGGCGGGGACATGGGTCTGCGGAAGGTTTTGGATTACATTTGCGCAAATGGAATATTTCTGATCCTTGAACTGCAAGCTTGGCAAAAGTATCGTGATCATGTTCGACGTTTGAAGCGAGCTACAGGACAAAGCTATCCGCAATACGCGGAGCTCAAGTGGAAAGGAGGCAGAGGTATGCTGGAGAAGTACGTGAAAACCTATATACAAAGCAAAGGGTTTAAAATTCTGGGAGAAAGCACCGAGAAGAACGAATTCAACAGACAGTTAATATTCTttgagaaaaaatatatttcatga